In Oncorhynchus clarkii lewisi isolate Uvic-CL-2024 unplaced genomic scaffold, UVic_Ocla_1.0 unplaced_contig_414_pilon_pilon, whole genome shotgun sequence, the sequence TTTTGTTTATGCTTGCcatctgactcaacaccagagaacacacacaggagagaaaccttatagctgtgatcaatgtgggaagagatttgctacatctggccacctgactctacaccagagaacacacacaggagagaaaccttatagctgtggtcaatgtgggaggagatttgctacatctggccacctgactctacaccagagaacacacactggagagaaaccttatagctgtggtcaatgtgggaggagttttagtcgatctggagatctgacagtgcacaagagaatacacacaggagagaaaccttatagctgtgatcaatgtgggaagagttttacttcaTCTGGCAATCTGACtcgacaccagagaacacacacaggagagaaaccttatagctgtgatcaatgtgggaggagttttagtcgatctggagatctgacagtgcacaagagaacacacacaggagagaactcttatagctgtgatcaatgtgggaagagttttgtttatGCTTGCCAtctgactatacaccagagaacacacccaggagagaaaccttatagctgtgatcaatgtgggaagagttttgtttatGCTTGCCAtctgactatacaccagagaacacacacaggagagaaatcttatagctgtgatcaatgtgggaagagttttgtttcaTCTAGCCAtctgactatacaccagagaacacacacaggagagaaatcttatagctgtggtcaatgtgggaggagttttagtcgatctggagatctgacagtgcacatgagaatacacacaggagagaaaccttatagctgtgatcaatgtgggaagagatttgctacatctggctacctgactctacaccacagaacacacacaggagagaaaccttatagctgtggtcaatgtgggaggagttttagtcgctctggagatctgacagtgcacaagagaacacacacaggagagaaatcttatagctgtgatcaatgtgggaagagttttacttcaTCTGGCAATCTGACtcgacaccagagaacacacacaggagagaaatcttataggaGTTTTACAACATTAATCTCTATGaaagtacaccagagaacacacacaggagagaaatcttatagctgtgatcaatgtgggaagagttttagtcgatctggagatctgacagtgcacaagagaatacacacaggagagaaaccttatatctGTGGtaaatgtgggaggagttttagtcGATCTGGATATCTGACAGTGCacgagaatacacacaggagagaaaccttatagctgtggtcaatgtgggaagagttttgttcaatctggccatctgactcaacaccagagaacacacaggattgaaatctcatagctgtgaccagagataatctgataaaagatctctgatcaaaAGATTAGAAAATACATAAATGAAGTAGTTGTTTCATGATTTCAATgaattaatgtcacaatgtagaattttttaacattgtagtaggagtattgtAATGATTTCACAATGTAGAAGCCTAACTTCACTTATGAATTGATATCAACATGTTATGGATATTAGCCTAATGGggaaaaatccaggctctgaaatggaacccccggacagggccaaacaggaaggatataaccccacccactttgccaaagcacagcccccacaccgctagagggatatcttcaaccaccaacttaccatcctgagacaaggctgagtaaagcccacaaagatctccgccacggcacaacccaagggggagcgccaacccagacaggaagattgactcagcccctgtaatatagggttagaggcagagaatcccagtggagagaggggaaccggccaggcagagacagcaaggacggttcgttgctccagagcctttccgtttaccttcacactcctgggccagactacactcaatcatatgacctactgaagagatgagtcttcagtaaagacttaaaggttgagactgagtctgcgtctctcacatggataggcagaccattccattcaaatGGAGATctacaggagaaagccctgcctccagctgtttgcttagaaattctagggacaattaggagttgtgttacacttaccacgttggtgacccacttgaatcaaaatgcaacacttcaaaatgtagcgtgctgttttctacaaattgtcctctaaccagggatgtaCTCCCAGGGATGTACtcccagattccgtgtggtttttgagctgttagttttaacaggacgtgcaacctcatctctctcctctctcacaattTTTTTTAGCATGATATCGATGAGTGATGGCAAATAAGTGTTGCATTCCCTTGTTTAGCGACCCCTATATTTAATGCATCGCTCCCAAATGTAGCTGactcttctgcaggttgtcctctaatcagggaggtaaaatatatctcccatttccatgtgttttttttgttgtgtcaGTTTCAACAGCATGTACAACCTAATTTCCCCTTTAatcgatatcagtgatttattgcgtcttgtcaaaacaacagcgtttttggtgcttgtgcagtttataaggagcttgttttaaaaaatacaagaaat encodes:
- the LOC139396880 gene encoding zinc finger protein 271-like yields the protein RTHTGEKPYSCGQCGRRFATSGHLTLHQRTHTGEKPYSCGQCGRSFSRSGDLTVHKRIHTGEKPYSCDQCGKSFTSSGNLTRHQRTHTGEKPYSCDQCGRSFSRSGDLTVHKRTHTGENSYSCDQCGKSFVYACHLTIHQRTHPGEKPYSCDQCGKSFVYACHLTIHQRTHTGEKSYSCDQCGKSFVSSSHLTIHQRTHTGEKSYSCGQCGRSFSRSGDLTVHMRIHTGEKPYSCDQCGKRFATSGYLTLHHRTHTGEKPYSCGQCGRSFSRSGDLTVHKRTHTGEKSYSCDQCGKSFTSSGNLTRHQRTHTGEKSYRSFTTLISMKVHQRTHTGEKSYSCDQCGKSFSRSGDLTVHKRIHTGEKPYICGKCGRSFSRSGYLTVHENTHRRETL